The sequence TGCCTATTTGCTGACCGTTTAAACCCGCATCGCCAGTTAAGGCACCTAAAATATCACCAGGGCGTATTTTATTTTTACGACCACTATCCAGCTGGATGGTGGTCATCTTGCCTTGCAGCGTGAAACCTGAATCGGTCTTTAGCTTGGATAAATTGCCATAATGAACTGGCTCGGAGACATAGTTTTCAATGGCAACAACCCGAGGCGCGTCGGCTGGTGTGACGATACTTATCGCCATGCCTTTTTCACCAGCACGACCAGTTCGGCCGATACGATGCACATACACTTCCGGATCGCGTGGTAATTCATAGTTAATGACCATTTCCAGAGCGGCGATATCCAGACCTCTGGCGGCAACATCGGTCGCCACCAATACCGGGCAACTGTTATTGGCAAAACGAATCAGTGCCTGATCACGATCCCGTTGTTCAAGATCGCCATGAATAGCGGCCGCTTGTATTTGTTGACTGGACAACCACTGAGCCACGTCATCACACTGCTTTTTGGTATGACAGAAGATGACAGCATTAGCCGGTTTATAGTGCTGAATCAGCTTGATTAACGCCTGATCACGTTCATTTTTATTGATATCAAAAAACAGTTGCTCGATAACATCTTGCTTATGTTCAGAGATAACCTTAACTGATACGGGTGACTTTTGGATGGATTCGCTCATCTGCTGAATCGTGTCAGGATAGGTGGCAGAGAACAGAGCGGTCTGACGCGATTCTGGTGTTTGATCAATGATGTGGTGAATCACTTCAGCAAAGCCCATATCCAACATACGATCCGCTTCATCGAGAATCAGCACTTTCAGTTGATCTAACTTTAAACAGTTTTTGCTATGTAAGTCATTTACCCGGCCCGGCGTGCCCACGACGATATGTGTGCCATGTTCTAGTGACGCAATTTGTGGGCCGATGGGTTTACCACCGCATAAGGTGGTGACTTTGATGTTAGGCATTAAACGCGCGAGCTTGCGTAATTCACTGGTGATTTGTTCTGCCAGCTCGCGGGTCGGACTTAAGATTAACGCTTGCACCCCAAAGAAACGTGGGTTGATGCTATTTAATACGCTGATTCCAAACGCTGCCGTTTTACCACTGCCGGTTTTCGCCTGGGCGACCACATCGCGGCCTTTTAATAACCAGGGTAATGTTTCTGCCTGAATGGCTGTCATGCTGTCATAACCTAATGAGGTTAAGGCATCCAGTTGAGGCTGAGATAAGGGAAGGGACGAAAAAGCAGTATCTGACATAGGAACTCAATTAATAATCACGTGCATGCGTGATGGCTGTTCAGCGGATATGAAAATAAGACTTAGCGTTGTTCCGCAATCAAGACTGAACTTCTTAATGGGAGAGAGATAAACTCAGGGAGCTAGTAGTCCTTTGAATATGGGAAAGAATTATACCTTGCTAACCTTAGCAAAGCGACATAACACTTCGCCGTCACAGCAGAAAGATCTTATTGATCTTGTTCGGCGAGTTTTTCTGCTAATGAAAGTAAGGTGGTTGTCTGACTTTTTATCTGTTGATAAACATCCGGATCAAGTTGTTTCAGCCACCGCTCGGGAATAGCATCCACGCCATATTTTGCGCCAGCCAACATACCTGCGAGAGCGCCCACCGTATTGGCATCACCGCCCATATTGACCGTCTTAATCACACAGGATTCCAGGCCATCGGTCGTATGAAAAAAATGCAGCACGGTTTGCATAGTATCCACGATATAGCCAGAGCTATGACCAGGGTAGGGTGAGAAAGCAAACAAGGGCTCTTTTTCAATGAACTCAGAAATGGTGTGTTCAGCCAAATCAGTTTCTTGCCGAATTAAATGCTTTATCAGATATCCCAGCATCTGACTGGCTCGGTCAGATAAGCTGTTGTGGTGAGTAAAATGATTTTGTTCACAAAGCCAGTGTTCAAACTCATCATCTCGATATAAACAGATCAAAGCCAAAGGTAATATTCGGCTACAGGCGCCATTACCAGCGTCATGTTCGTCATAAGGAGCAATGATCTCACCGGTATTTTTATAGCGACGAATTCCCCGAAGGACTGCTTCGCTGATATCGGTCGGATGTTTGCTTAACCACACAACAAAGTAGTCGGCAGTCGTTTTGATATCCCAGCCCTGCGCGTCGATAATCGCTTGGCCCAGCGTCAAGGTCATCTCGGTGGCATCGGTGACATGACCTTTGGGTAATCTTAACCAGCCACCGCCGGTAATATCTTTGTGAACACCAAAGCTTGCCTGAATCTGTTCTGGTGTCATAAATTCCAGTGTGGCACCCAGTGCATCACCACAAGCAAAACCAAGATAAGCGCCTAAAGCACGATCATAGAGAGAAGATGCTGTTATCGTTGCATCTGAATTCATCTTTATTGAGCCTTATTATCCATTTGTCGGGTATTCCAAAAAACTGCCGCCAATAATAAAGCTGGGAATGTATCGCGACATTGATCCTGATCATGAAGATGATGAAATGCCTGTTGTTCTATTCAAATGACAGGCATGGAAGATGATGTATTGGAAAAGGCTGGAACGAGCTAGAAGAAATGCAGTTATTCGATGATGGCAGCGGATTTAATTTGCGCCCAGACTTTATCACCAACAGAAACGCCGAGATGATGAAATGAACGTGAAGTAAGACGGCAAAGGAGAAAATTAGCGCCGATCTTAAGTCTCACTAATAAGATGGCTGGATGATCACCTGCGCCGACTTCTTCGATGATGGCCTCGATTGTATTGGCAATACTGGAATCTTTATCAGGAGATAGGGTGAGACTGACATCGCGAGCCAGTACTTGCAGACGTACCTGACTGCCGATAACAAAATTCATATCTCTAACCCACATGCTGCCACCGTCAAACGCAGCCTCAGCAAGGTGCCATTCAGATTGAAGTTGTTCAATCCTGGCTTCAATGATGACGCTAGCTTGCTCATCCATTTGTGAAGATAAATCCAGCCGAGACAGTGTGTGATTCAGCGGGCCAGTAGCTTCAACCCGACCTTCTTTTAGTAACACGATATGATCCGCTAATCGTGCGACTTCTGTTGGGGAATGACTGACATAAATCACCGGCATTTTTAAGGTGTCATGTAGTTTTTCTAAAAATGGCAAAAACTCACGTTTTCTAGCTACATCGAGTGCAGCTAAAGGTTCATCCATTAATAACAGTTTTGGATTCACTGCCAGACTTCGGGCAATGGCGACCCGTTGTTTTTCACCGCCAGAGAGTTTGGCTGGTTTGCGATCAAGTAAATGTTCAATCCCTAACAAGTCGATGGTTTTATCGAGTGGAAAATCGGTATTGGTTTGTTTTCTGCGTTTGAAAGCATAATTCAAATTCGCCATCACACTCAGGTGAGGGAATAAAGCTGACTCCTGAAACACATAAGCAATAGGGCGCTGGTGGGGCGGTATGAAGATGTTTTCATCCTGCCAGACATCACCATTAAAAATGAACTTGCCCTTGGCTTTTTCCAAACCTGCCATACAACGCAAAATGGTGGATTTCCCTGAGCCAGATGGACCAAACAAAGCGGTGACACCCTGAGCGGGTATGCTCAAATCCACATCCAGCGTAAAGCCGGGATGCTCGAGATAAAAGCGTGTTTCAATGCCAGACTTGCTCATGCGGTTTTTCTTTTATTGGGGTTAAACAGATACAGCAATAACAAGGTGACAAATGAAAACGCAATCATAATGGCCGATAGCTCCCATGCTTGGTCGTATTCTAAAGCCTCAACGTAGTCATAAATTTGCACTGAGACGACACGAGTGACATCAGGAATATTGCCACCAATCATTAACACCACACCAAACTCACCGACCGTATGTGCAAACCCCAGTATTCCACCCGTCAGAAATCCGGGTAGGGCTAGTGGCAGGGCAATCGTTAAAAAGCGATCAAGTGGATTCGCACCCAGCGTGGCAGCGGCTTCCAGATAATGTTCACTAATATTTTCAAAGGCTAACTGTATCGGTTGCACGACAAAAGGCAGAGAATAAAAAATGGAGGCAATCACCAGTCCAGTAAAAGTAAAAGGCAATGTGCCAAGCCCTAGTGCCTGAGTGAGTTGACCCACAGGACCTTCAGGTCCCATAGCGACGAGTAAATAAAAGCCGATAACCGATGGTGGTAACACAATCGGCATCGCCACCAATGCCTCAATAGCGACTTTGGCACGACAACGGGTACGAGCCAGCCACCATGCGATAGGTGTGCTAATGAGTAACAGCAAAATGGTGACGATGCTAGCTAGTTTTGTCGTTAGCAAGATGGCAGAGAGGTTGGCGTCACTAAACATGATGTTTTATGCCAGTCCGTGTTTAGTGTGAATAACCATAGGATTCGATAATCGCCAGGGCTTTGTCTGATTTCAGGTAGTCGAGCAATGCTTTTGCTGCATCATTATCTTTTGCTTTCTTAAGTAATACGGCATCCTGACGAATCGGTGAATAAAGATCTTTAGGCACAATCCAACCCGATCCCGAGCTTAACTTGCCCTGTTTCATGACCTGTGACAAAGCCACAAAACCCAGTTGAGCATTATGCGTAGCAACAAATTGATAAGCTTGGGCAATGTTTTCTCCCATCACGATTTTGTTGGCAACATCATCATAAACACCCAGATTATTTAATGTCTCGACTGCAGCTAAGCCATAAGGCGCAAGCTTGGGATTAGCTAATGACAGATGTTTAAACTGACCGGCTGTTAATACGTCTGGACTTTGACTATCGATAAAATCGGCGTTTGTTGACCATAAAACCAAGCCTCCAAGCGCATAGCTAAAACGACTGCCTTTAACACTCAGCTCTGCCTCTTCCAATGCTAATGGCTTAGCCGTATCAGCAGAAAGAAACACATCAAACGGGGCACCGTTTTTGATCTGGGCAAAGAACTTACCGGATGAAGCAAAAGAGAGTACTGTCTTATTACCTGTTTCTTCATCAAAGGCCGCCGCAATGTCCTGCATCGGTTCGGTGAAATTAGCGGCCACGGCGACCATGACCGTTTGTGCTTGAACACTAGAAAAGGTACATAAAAAGAATAGGGTAGTGAGCAGTTTTTGTATCGTCGTCATGGTGTTCTCTTAAAATTAGTTCGCAACAGCAAGAATCACATTAGAAGCTTTAATTAATGCGCTGACTTGCATATCTGGCTTGAGCCCAAGCTCATGAGCACTTTCATTGGTGATAGTCGCAGCCAGTGTTTTGCCGCCATTGAGTTCGATAATGACTTCTGTATTTATCGCACCTTCATGACATCGAGCCACTCTGCCTGAGAGTTTATTTCTGGCACTGGTTTTGAGTTGATGGTCCAACGTTAAAATCACCCACGAAGCCTTAATCATTGCGTAGGCTTGTGTTCCTTCTTTTAGCGCCAAGTGTTCAAGACTGTCAGTGGTAATATTGGCAACAATTTCATCTTCACCACCGATATCTAAAATGACTTCATTAGATATCTCGCCTTGTTTAATTGTTTTCACTTTGCCAAGAAACTGATTACGAGCACTGGTTTTCAAATCAAATCTCCTGATGAGCTGATAGTAAGCATCAAAGTCATCAACGACCTCGTTTAATTGATGCAGAACCCGCTCACGTTCCTGATCAAGTCGACGAAATGTGCCGATAAGCCGACGGCCA is a genomic window of Methylophaga thalassica containing:
- a CDS encoding TOBE domain-containing protein, producing MTEQHTDNTSALFSRGRKYDHMALLEQIDVTGSIRAAATALGMTYKTAWDAVEAINNMTDSALVERRKGGRDGGGAKLTDHGRRLIGTFRRLDQERERVLHQLNEVVDDFDAYYQLIRRFDLKTSARNQFLGKVKTIKQGEISNEVILDIGGEDEIVANITTDSLEHLALKEGTQAYAMIKASWVILTLDHQLKTSARNKLSGRVARCHEGAINTEVIIELNGGKTLAATITNESAHELGLKPDMQVSALIKASNVILAVAN
- the modC gene encoding molybdenum ABC transporter ATP-binding protein, which codes for MSKSGIETRFYLEHPGFTLDVDLSIPAQGVTALFGPSGSGKSTILRCMAGLEKAKGKFIFNGDVWQDENIFIPPHQRPIAYVFQESALFPHLSVMANLNYAFKRRKQTNTDFPLDKTIDLLGIEHLLDRKPAKLSGGEKQRVAIARSLAVNPKLLLMDEPLAALDVARKREFLPFLEKLHDTLKMPVIYVSHSPTEVARLADHIVLLKEGRVEATGPLNHTLSRLDLSSQMDEQASVIIEARIEQLQSEWHLAEAAFDGGSMWVRDMNFVIGSQVRLQVLARDVSLTLSPDKDSSIANTIEAIIEEVGAGDHPAILLVRLKIGANFLLCRLTSRSFHHLGVSVGDKVWAQIKSAAIIE
- the draG gene encoding ADP-ribosyl-[dinitrogen reductase] hydrolase, which gives rise to MNSDATITASSLYDRALGAYLGFACGDALGATLEFMTPEQIQASFGVHKDITGGGWLRLPKGHVTDATEMTLTLGQAIIDAQGWDIKTTADYFVVWLSKHPTDISEAVLRGIRRYKNTGEIIAPYDEHDAGNGACSRILPLALICLYRDDEFEHWLCEQNHFTHHNSLSDRASQMLGYLIKHLIRQETDLAEHTISEFIEKEPLFAFSPYPGHSSGYIVDTMQTVLHFFHTTDGLESCVIKTVNMGGDANTVGALAGMLAGAKYGVDAIPERWLKQLDPDVYQQIKSQTTTLLSLAEKLAEQDQ
- the modA gene encoding molybdate ABC transporter substrate-binding protein is translated as MTTIQKLLTTLFFLCTFSSVQAQTVMVAVAANFTEPMQDIAAAFDEETGNKTVLSFASSGKFFAQIKNGAPFDVFLSADTAKPLALEEAELSVKGSRFSYALGGLVLWSTNADFIDSQSPDVLTAGQFKHLSLANPKLAPYGLAAVETLNNLGVYDDVANKIVMGENIAQAYQFVATHNAQLGFVALSQVMKQGKLSSGSGWIVPKDLYSPIRQDAVLLKKAKDNDAAKALLDYLKSDKALAIIESYGYSH
- the dbpA gene encoding ATP-dependent RNA helicase DbpA, which produces MSDTAFSSLPLSQPQLDALTSLGYDSMTAIQAETLPWLLKGRDVVAQAKTGSGKTAAFGISVLNSINPRFFGVQALILSPTRELAEQITSELRKLARLMPNIKVTTLCGGKPIGPQIASLEHGTHIVVGTPGRVNDLHSKNCLKLDQLKVLILDEADRMLDMGFAEVIHHIIDQTPESRQTALFSATYPDTIQQMSESIQKSPVSVKVISEHKQDVIEQLFFDINKNERDQALIKLIQHYKPANAVIFCHTKKQCDDVAQWLSSQQIQAAAIHGDLEQRDRDQALIRFANNSCPVLVATDVAARGLDIAALEMVINYELPRDPEVYVHRIGRTGRAGEKGMAISIVTPADAPRVVAIENYVSEPVHYGNLSKLKTDSGFTLQGKMTTIQLDSGRKNKIRPGDILGALTGDAGLNGQQIGKIDIRDMSSYVAVEHSALRQAMNYLAKGKVKGRSVRARQIR
- the modB gene encoding molybdate ABC transporter permease subunit, with the protein product MFSDANLSAILLTTKLASIVTILLLLISTPIAWWLARTRCRAKVAIEALVAMPIVLPPSVIGFYLLVAMGPEGPVGQLTQALGLGTLPFTFTGLVIASIFYSLPFVVQPIQLAFENISEHYLEAAATLGANPLDRFLTIALPLALPGFLTGGILGFAHTVGEFGVVLMIGGNIPDVTRVVSVQIYDYVEALEYDQAWELSAIMIAFSFVTLLLLYLFNPNKRKTA